A genome region from Mycobacterium sp. IDR2000157661 includes the following:
- a CDS encoding alpha/beta fold hydrolase produces MLKDASICVSLLGAETRFVDVDGVRTRTIQAGEGPDLILMHGGGGHAEAFARNVTALSRHFRVHALDLLGHGLTSGCEVAPNRKDYVSHLLGYMDQEGIDRAHLVGESLGGWIAAWTALEHPDRVDRLIYVCGARLTLEVGADAEARTAAGRAELARVTRQFLADPSPANVRERMAWLFHHPDRDLTDELVALRWALYQSEESRSALTNATAPPSAATAEDNLTAERLTSLTRPTLVLWTSHNPSATVEFGRRAAELIPGAEFALMEDCGHWPQWERPEEFNQILTNYLQGDRESRGQR; encoded by the coding sequence TTGCTCAAAGACGCTTCAATTTGTGTGAGCTTGCTTGGAGCGGAAACACGCTTCGTAGATGTCGACGGCGTCCGAACCAGGACAATTCAGGCAGGGGAAGGTCCGGACCTCATTCTCATGCACGGGGGAGGCGGTCACGCCGAAGCCTTCGCCCGCAACGTGACGGCGCTGTCGCGTCATTTCCGAGTGCATGCGCTGGACCTGTTGGGTCACGGTCTCACCAGTGGTTGTGAGGTCGCCCCGAACCGTAAGGACTATGTCAGTCACCTACTCGGATACATGGACCAGGAAGGCATCGACCGAGCCCACCTGGTGGGCGAGTCGTTAGGAGGTTGGATCGCGGCGTGGACTGCGTTGGAACATCCCGACCGTGTCGACCGGTTGATCTACGTGTGCGGCGCGCGGTTGACGCTAGAGGTCGGCGCCGATGCCGAGGCTCGCACCGCTGCCGGGCGCGCAGAGCTTGCCCGGGTCACCCGGCAATTCCTGGCTGACCCGAGTCCGGCGAATGTGCGGGAGAGGATGGCGTGGCTTTTCCACCACCCTGACCGCGACCTGACCGATGAACTGGTGGCGCTGCGGTGGGCGCTTTACCAGAGCGAAGAATCGCGGTCGGCACTGACGAACGCGACGGCGCCGCCCTCAGCGGCGACTGCTGAGGACAATCTCACGGCTGAGCGATTGACCAGCTTGACCAGGCCCACGCTCGTGCTGTGGACGAGTCACAATCCCTCGGCGACGGTGGAATTCGGACGGCGGGCAGCCGAGCTAATTCCCGGTGCTGAATTCGCATTGATGGAGGATTGTGGCCATTGGCCGCAGTGGGAACGGCCGGAAGAGTTCAACCAAATCCTCACCAACTATCTTCAAGGTGATCGCGAGTCCAGAGGGCAACGTTGA
- a CDS encoding MarR family winged helix-turn-helix transcriptional regulator yields MSTEKLTMAEQVAAKTREAGPDHDPSSLALPLALYRAVTAFGRVAVDELTPVDLSMSQFNVLTVLKRADGPMTMGALADSISVRQASLTSVVDTLTKAGFVTRKVNPRDRRSVVVAISKKGDQFMTEFLPGHYDFLQRLFAGINPRHRQQLLARLNELIDCLENYPSGQRTS; encoded by the coding sequence ATGAGTACCGAGAAGTTGACGATGGCCGAACAGGTCGCGGCCAAGACCCGCGAAGCCGGACCCGATCACGACCCCTCTTCGTTGGCGCTCCCGCTTGCGCTCTACCGTGCTGTGACCGCCTTCGGTCGGGTAGCCGTCGATGAGTTGACGCCGGTAGACCTCTCGATGAGCCAGTTCAACGTTCTGACCGTCCTGAAGCGCGCCGACGGGCCGATGACGATGGGCGCACTGGCCGATTCTATTTCTGTACGCCAAGCCAGCCTGACGAGCGTGGTGGACACGCTGACCAAGGCAGGTTTTGTCACACGCAAGGTGAATCCCCGCGATCGGCGCTCGGTTGTGGTCGCGATATCGAAGAAGGGCGATCAGTTCATGACCGAGTTTCTGCCCGGTCATTACGACTTTCTGCAGAGACTCTTTGCCGGTATCAACCCGCGACACAGGCAGCAGCTGCTTGCACGACTGAACGAACTAATAGATTGCTTGGAGAACTACCCGAGTGGCCAGCGCACCTCCTGA
- a CDS encoding extradiol ring-cleavage dioxygenase: MGEIVAGYASSHAFTFIPPPRWEGFRIKNRQSYTLRRGKTPPRLRKDEEPFDDAAARYAHIENGLQRLRDSIRQDRLDCLIIIGDDQNENFDGSALPQIAIHTGDGFTVSDRFLPDARFWKSSPELSKDLSEHTVEAGFDVATVVDFRETTLHSHAHGEIVANILGDHQIPVVLVFLNAVHVPSLSPKRCFALGRAIADAVRSRRPADERIGLYASGGLSHFTAGFPWAAYDGPRVHGSIDDEFDRRTLKCLATGNGYELSKLTSEDLLNSGNIELRSWICAVGAVGGNTPWASVYEPIPRALMGMAVAWTNCEVTV, translated from the coding sequence GTGGGTGAGATTGTAGCCGGTTACGCGTCGTCCCATGCCTTCACTTTCATCCCGCCTCCCAGGTGGGAAGGCTTCCGCATAAAGAACAGGCAAAGCTACACATTGCGACGCGGTAAGACCCCACCTCGCCTGAGGAAAGACGAAGAACCATTCGACGACGCTGCGGCGCGTTACGCGCACATCGAGAACGGGCTTCAAAGGCTGCGTGACAGCATCAGACAAGACCGACTGGATTGCCTGATCATCATCGGTGATGACCAGAACGAAAACTTCGACGGTTCGGCACTGCCCCAGATAGCCATCCACACAGGAGATGGGTTCACAGTGTCTGACCGCTTCTTGCCAGACGCGCGGTTTTGGAAAAGTTCGCCCGAGCTCAGTAAGGACTTGAGTGAGCACACCGTCGAGGCGGGGTTCGACGTCGCCACCGTTGTCGATTTCCGTGAGACCACCTTGCACTCACACGCCCATGGCGAGATTGTGGCCAATATCCTTGGAGACCACCAAATCCCAGTGGTGTTGGTATTCCTCAATGCCGTTCACGTGCCGTCGTTGTCGCCTAAACGGTGCTTCGCGCTCGGCCGCGCGATTGCCGACGCCGTGCGGTCACGCCGCCCTGCAGACGAGAGGATAGGTCTTTACGCGTCCGGTGGACTTTCACACTTCACTGCCGGCTTTCCGTGGGCTGCCTACGATGGGCCGCGCGTTCACGGTTCAATCGACGACGAATTCGATCGCCGCACCCTGAAGTGCCTTGCTACCGGAAACGGCTACGAGCTGAGCAAACTGACCAGCGAAGACCTGCTCAACTCTGGCAACATCGAGCTGAGATCGTGGATATGTGCTGTCGGCGCAGTCGGCGGCAACACGCCATGGGCCAGCGTCTATGAGCCCATTCCCCGCGCCCTGATGGGAATGGCCGTCGCCTGGACGAACTGCGAAGTCACTGTTTAG
- a CDS encoding VOC family protein, translating into MLVKALGYVGVESPDAKEWLAFGPEVLGMEAVEASSGSVLLRIDDADHRIAVHHGDRNRMLYAGWDVGSEDALEAAGELLHKRGIGFEVGTEEDCAARGVLGFVTLSDPSGLRHELFYGQKVVPGSFRPGRAMSGFVTGAQGLGHVVLATPDLAQADRFLRGVLGFKKSDEIYTFIDLWFYHCNPRHHSIALTPMPGVRGLHHVMVEVRSFDDVGIAYDLCMSRNIPLSMTLGRHVNDRMVSFYVRTPSGFDLEYGWDGATVDDDTWTVAQYDRPSVWGHQMVAQTPPGALEAATP; encoded by the coding sequence ATGTTGGTGAAAGCGTTGGGTTATGTGGGTGTGGAGTCTCCGGATGCGAAGGAGTGGTTGGCGTTCGGTCCGGAGGTTTTGGGGATGGAGGCGGTTGAGGCGTCCAGTGGGTCGGTCCTGTTGCGGATCGACGACGCGGATCACCGGATCGCCGTTCATCACGGGGACCGCAACCGGATGTTGTATGCGGGGTGGGATGTGGGCAGCGAGGATGCGCTTGAGGCTGCTGGGGAGTTGCTGCACAAGCGGGGCATTGGGTTTGAGGTGGGAACCGAGGAGGACTGCGCGGCCCGCGGGGTGTTGGGCTTTGTGACGCTTTCGGATCCTTCGGGGTTGCGTCATGAGTTGTTCTACGGTCAGAAGGTGGTGCCGGGTTCCTTCCGGCCCGGACGCGCGATGTCGGGGTTTGTCACCGGTGCGCAGGGGTTGGGTCATGTGGTGCTGGCGACGCCGGACCTCGCGCAGGCCGACCGGTTCTTGCGGGGGGTGCTGGGGTTCAAGAAGAGCGATGAGATTTACACCTTCATCGATTTGTGGTTTTACCATTGCAACCCGCGCCATCACAGCATCGCGTTGACCCCGATGCCGGGTGTGCGGGGACTGCACCACGTGATGGTGGAGGTGCGAAGTTTTGATGACGTGGGCATCGCCTATGACCTGTGCATGTCGCGCAACATTCCGCTGAGCATGACTTTGGGGCGCCATGTCAACGATCGGATGGTGTCGTTCTACGTACGCACACCGAGCGGGTTTGACCTCGAGTACGGCTGGGATGGGGCCACCGTCGACGACGACACCTGGACAGTCGCTCAGTACGACCGCCCCAGTGTCTGGGGCCACCAAATGGTCGCCCAAACACCACCAGGCGCACTCGAAGCCGCCACACCGTGA
- a CDS encoding NAD(P)-dependent oxidoreductase → MRRVGVIGLGGMGSALAASLLATDHYVVCFDIRPDVLRPIVELGAEAAADARELAGACDVVLTFLPGPSQVLEVALGSERGVLAGLADGAALLDMSTCNPEVAAIIGQAYDAAGRRFVDCPVSRKAPNMTVLVGGPSGVLGPDADVLAAVSRTLVYCGHRGAGYATKLLNQHVKYSWYLASAEALLIAEAMGLNAGEVADAIAECSGGDSGLTTAAAYFRHDTESVRNRAPASTITKDTALAERMATNAGIRSRTLEPVVDFFQSVAASEFRDRAYPESTELLQRIRSMPPK, encoded by the coding sequence ATGAGGCGGGTCGGCGTGATCGGTTTGGGCGGCATGGGTTCCGCGCTGGCGGCGTCACTTCTTGCGACGGACCATTACGTAGTCTGTTTCGACATTCGCCCCGACGTATTACGCCCAATTGTCGAGCTAGGCGCCGAGGCTGCTGCGGACGCGCGTGAGTTGGCCGGCGCATGTGATGTCGTTTTGACGTTCCTCCCGGGGCCGAGTCAGGTGCTGGAGGTGGCGCTCGGGTCGGAGCGAGGTGTCCTGGCCGGCCTTGCCGACGGGGCCGCCCTGCTGGATATGTCGACCTGTAATCCCGAGGTCGCAGCAATCATCGGGCAGGCCTACGACGCGGCTGGGAGGCGTTTTGTCGATTGCCCCGTCAGCCGAAAGGCGCCGAACATGACCGTTCTGGTCGGAGGGCCAAGCGGGGTGCTCGGCCCTGATGCCGATGTCCTCGCCGCCGTCTCGCGCACCTTGGTGTACTGCGGCCATCGAGGTGCGGGATATGCCACCAAGCTTCTCAACCAGCACGTCAAGTACAGCTGGTACCTCGCTTCGGCGGAAGCCCTCTTAATCGCTGAGGCGATGGGATTGAATGCCGGCGAGGTAGCCGACGCGATCGCGGAGTGCAGCGGGGGGGACTCGGGTCTCACTACGGCGGCGGCGTACTTCCGCCACGACACCGAGTCAGTTAGGAACCGCGCCCCCGCTAGCACCATTACGAAAGACACCGCGCTCGCGGAACGAATGGCGACGAACGCCGGTATCCGCAGCAGGACGCTTGAGCCCGTCGTGGACTTCTTCCAAAGTGTTGCGGCCTCGGAGTTTCGCGACCGTGCCTACCCCGAAAGCACAGAACTTCTTCAACGAATCCGGTCGATGCCTCCGAAGTGA
- a CDS encoding Rieske 2Fe-2S domain-containing protein: MSIVDKNDIQQLVAAGQEGLAKGRLPAGLVANAELHKLEAQRVFGRCWQFLAHETEIPQAGDYVVRYLGGGSIIVVRGEDGEVRAMANSCRHRGTMLCRTEMGNTSHFRCPYHGWTYRNTGTLAGVPAQKEVYGVEMDKNEWSLTQVPRLENYRGMIFGCLDEKAEPLVDYLGDMAWYLDLITQKSKGGLEVRGEPQRWIIDSNWKLGADNFVGDAYHTLMTHRSAVELGLAPPDPKFASQPAHISLSNGHGLGVLGVPPGQPMPPFMNYPPEIVDGLAAAYGDQDHADMLQRSAFIHGTIFPNLSFLNVLIGKDNKSMPVPMLTFRLWRPLSHDTMEVWSWFLVEKDADEEFKQQSYETYVRTFGISGVFEQDDAETWRSITAGTQGILAGSQTLNFEMGMGVLTSDDTWKGPGRPLSSGYAERNQREFWGRLLELLTDSGDDASETEPKPQLRAQSLTNADEVA; this comes from the coding sequence ATGTCTATTGTCGATAAGAACGACATTCAGCAACTGGTAGCGGCGGGCCAAGAAGGCCTTGCAAAGGGCCGTCTGCCCGCCGGGCTGGTCGCCAACGCAGAACTCCACAAGCTCGAAGCTCAGCGAGTCTTCGGCCGGTGCTGGCAATTCCTGGCCCACGAGACGGAGATCCCCCAGGCAGGGGACTACGTGGTCCGATATCTGGGCGGCGGTTCGATCATCGTTGTCCGCGGCGAAGACGGGGAAGTGCGCGCCATGGCGAATTCGTGTCGGCACCGCGGAACAATGCTGTGCCGCACGGAGATGGGCAACACTTCGCACTTCCGCTGCCCCTATCACGGCTGGACCTACCGCAATACCGGAACTCTTGCGGGTGTACCCGCACAAAAAGAGGTCTATGGGGTCGAGATGGACAAGAACGAGTGGAGTCTGACCCAGGTTCCGCGCCTCGAGAACTACCGCGGAATGATATTCGGTTGCCTGGACGAGAAGGCAGAACCTCTCGTTGATTATTTGGGCGATATGGCGTGGTATCTGGACCTGATCACCCAGAAGTCCAAGGGTGGACTGGAGGTGCGGGGTGAGCCCCAGCGTTGGATCATCGACTCCAACTGGAAGCTCGGCGCGGACAACTTTGTCGGGGACGCCTACCACACGTTGATGACGCACCGATCGGCGGTCGAGCTCGGTCTGGCTCCGCCCGATCCGAAATTCGCATCGCAGCCGGCGCATATCAGTCTCTCCAACGGTCACGGCCTCGGCGTCCTCGGGGTGCCGCCCGGGCAACCGATGCCGCCCTTTATGAACTATCCACCCGAGATCGTCGATGGACTCGCCGCGGCTTACGGCGATCAGGACCACGCAGACATGCTTCAGCGTTCGGCCTTCATTCACGGCACGATCTTTCCCAACCTGTCGTTCCTCAACGTCCTCATCGGTAAGGACAACAAGTCAATGCCAGTGCCGATGTTGACATTTCGGCTGTGGCGTCCACTGTCACACGACACGATGGAAGTCTGGTCGTGGTTTCTCGTCGAGAAGGATGCCGACGAAGAGTTCAAACAGCAGTCGTATGAGACCTACGTACGAACGTTCGGCATCTCCGGTGTGTTCGAACAGGACGACGCCGAGACTTGGCGCTCCATCACTGCGGGGACGCAAGGCATTCTCGCAGGCAGCCAGACACTCAACTTCGAGATGGGCATGGGTGTGCTGACCAGCGACGACACGTGGAAGGGGCCCGGTCGTCCCCTGTCCAGCGGGTACGCGGAGCGTAACCAACGCGAATTCTGGGGTCGCCTGTTGGAGTTACTCACCGACTCGGGCGATGACGCCAGCGAAACCGAGCCCAAACCCCAACTACGCGCGCAATCTCTGACCAATGCAGACGAGGTCGCCTGA
- the hcaB gene encoding 3-(cis-5,6-dihydroxycyclohexa-1,3-dien-1-yl)propanoate dehydrogenase gives MSWLTGQVALVTGGAAGIGLAVVERFLAEGACVGVLDRSEGDLATIGNADGRLIAVTGDVTSYADNVTAVRETVDAFGKLDVFVGNAGIFDYFAPLVGFDGADLSSAFDEIFAVNVKGYLLGARAAVPELLKSDGPSMIFTVSNSGFYASGGGPLYTASKHAVVGVVRELAYELAPKIRVNGVAPGGTVTGLRGIEDLGQGHNVLSSVPGIADMMSTTNPLQYAQQPADHAGLYLLLASADNSRAVTGVVINSDGGLGVRGLNQPSGGLELATGAMRIDVGST, from the coding sequence TTGAGTTGGTTGACCGGGCAAGTCGCCCTGGTGACCGGCGGGGCAGCCGGAATCGGTTTGGCCGTGGTCGAGCGTTTCTTGGCCGAGGGCGCATGCGTGGGCGTCCTGGATCGCTCGGAAGGCGACCTGGCTACCATCGGCAACGCCGACGGCAGGCTCATCGCGGTAACAGGTGACGTGACGTCGTATGCAGACAACGTCACGGCGGTGCGCGAAACGGTCGATGCGTTCGGAAAGCTCGACGTCTTCGTCGGCAACGCTGGGATCTTCGATTACTTTGCCCCCTTGGTGGGTTTCGACGGAGCCGACCTCAGCAGCGCCTTCGATGAGATCTTCGCGGTCAATGTCAAGGGCTACCTCCTTGGTGCCAGGGCCGCCGTTCCTGAACTCCTCAAAAGCGATGGCCCGAGCATGATCTTCACCGTCTCCAACTCTGGCTTCTATGCCTCCGGTGGCGGCCCGCTGTACACCGCTTCCAAGCACGCAGTCGTTGGCGTAGTGCGTGAACTGGCCTACGAGTTGGCGCCGAAGATCAGGGTGAATGGCGTCGCTCCAGGCGGCACGGTAACGGGCCTGCGTGGAATCGAGGACCTCGGCCAGGGTCACAACGTGTTGTCATCGGTGCCCGGCATCGCCGACATGATGAGTACTACAAACCCATTGCAGTACGCGCAGCAGCCCGCCGATCACGCCGGCCTGTATCTGCTACTCGCGTCTGCAGACAACTCGCGAGCGGTGACCGGCGTCGTCATCAACAGCGACGGCGGCTTGGGCGTGCGGGGCCTCAACCAGCCGTCCGGAGGGCTGGAACTTGCCACCGGCGCGATGCGCATCGATGTCGGGTCAACATAG
- a CDS encoding aromatic ring-hydroxylating oxygenase subunit alpha produces METIGSKTGPALPIDSSAFYDEAVYQRELDSIFKRSWLFVGHESMIPKPGDFRTTYMADDAVIVCRDKESRVRVLLNKCRHRGNKVCQFDKGKTNIFHCSYHGWSYDTAGRLRSVPLAESAYGPQFDKASMGLVSPRVATYKGLIFACWDQSAPPLEEYLGEGLLWYLDNFLLDCDPNGLQVVPGLHRYLMPVNWKLLAENFGGDQYHFAATHGSVSALSKAGQTARINFSIDEGQHYSVVLDGCAPHGLLQLAVGKNFYQDDLAQAETLGTEAVDWLTERQRLQDERLATSPVQPYSFHVANIFPNFSMIGMGTAFYGRGFIMWQPRGPRLTEVWEWCLVESSAPRAVKERMVFVLSQRQSAAGLVTPDDHENFERLSDALDTGVARDVPFNYSLGEDVEPMESLVAELPGNVRPQISEAYQREFYRHWHRTMTEPA; encoded by the coding sequence ATGGAGACAATCGGTTCCAAAACCGGCCCGGCGCTGCCGATAGACTCCTCGGCCTTCTACGACGAGGCGGTGTACCAGCGGGAACTCGACTCCATCTTCAAGCGGTCGTGGCTATTCGTCGGCCACGAGTCCATGATCCCCAAGCCCGGTGACTTCCGCACAACCTATATGGCCGACGACGCCGTGATCGTATGCCGGGACAAGGAATCTCGTGTTCGTGTGCTGCTGAACAAATGTCGGCACCGGGGCAATAAAGTCTGTCAGTTCGACAAGGGCAAGACGAACATCTTTCACTGCAGCTATCACGGCTGGAGTTACGACACTGCCGGACGGCTTCGCAGTGTTCCGCTAGCCGAGAGCGCCTACGGGCCGCAGTTCGATAAGGCCAGCATGGGCCTCGTCTCCCCCCGGGTAGCTACCTACAAAGGACTTATCTTTGCTTGCTGGGATCAGTCGGCGCCGCCGCTGGAAGAATATCTGGGGGAGGGCCTGCTGTGGTACCTCGACAACTTTCTACTCGACTGTGACCCCAACGGCCTGCAGGTCGTTCCCGGCCTGCACCGCTACCTCATGCCCGTCAACTGGAAGTTGTTGGCCGAGAACTTCGGCGGCGACCAGTATCACTTCGCTGCCACTCACGGATCGGTTTCCGCACTGTCGAAAGCTGGGCAGACTGCCCGCATCAACTTTTCGATAGACGAGGGGCAGCACTACAGCGTGGTTCTCGACGGCTGCGCGCCCCATGGGTTGCTGCAACTGGCAGTCGGTAAGAATTTCTATCAGGACGATCTCGCCCAAGCCGAAACGCTGGGTACCGAAGCAGTCGACTGGCTAACCGAACGGCAGCGCCTGCAAGACGAGCGGTTGGCGACATCCCCCGTGCAGCCCTACAGCTTTCACGTAGCCAATATCTTCCCAAACTTCAGCATGATTGGCATGGGCACGGCCTTTTACGGTCGGGGATTCATCATGTGGCAGCCTCGGGGACCGCGGTTGACCGAGGTTTGGGAGTGGTGTCTGGTGGAAAGCTCCGCGCCCCGTGCTGTCAAGGAACGCATGGTCTTCGTCTTGAGTCAGCGGCAATCGGCGGCCGGTCTCGTGACGCCCGATGATCACGAAAACTTCGAACGATTGTCTGACGCCCTTGACACCGGAGTCGCCCGGGATGTGCCGTTCAACTACTCACTCGGCGAGGACGTCGAACCAATGGAGTCGCTGGTTGCGGAGTTACCCGGCAATGTCAGGCCGCAGATCAGCGAAGCCTACCAGCGCGAGTTCTATCGGCACTGGCACCGAACTATGACGGAGCCGGCCTAG
- a CDS encoding Gfo/Idh/MocA family protein encodes MSTLPYRVVAAADTRSHSLARFATEFSGQTYTNAEQLCADPSVDVVYIATPPELHREHALMAARHGKHMIVEKPLAMSIDDCTAMVEAAQAAGVQLMAGHTHSFDAPVRAMAELVASGELGELLMVNTWNFNDFNRRPWPTSELRSTSGPVLNQGPHQVDIVRQIVGGLARTVRASTIWDDVRECVGGYTCHLGFKSGASATLVYDARAFFDVAELHSWVAEDGGRRSPQANQRVANNFAALSQNPDQLEVALEAQKEQGRYGAATTTEESQELWGYSAPGEIIHHPYFGLTVVSCERGAIRQSPDGLVVYGQNGLQELPVARTMRGRAAELAELHRAITEDRPVQHDGRWGRATLEICFAILQSAYEDREVVLSHQVSL; translated from the coding sequence ATGTCGACGCTGCCGTATCGGGTTGTGGCGGCAGCCGATACCCGATCACACTCGCTCGCCCGCTTCGCCACCGAGTTCTCCGGCCAGACCTACACGAACGCAGAGCAACTGTGTGCCGATCCAAGCGTGGACGTCGTCTACATCGCCACCCCTCCCGAGCTGCATCGGGAGCATGCGCTAATGGCCGCACGTCACGGAAAACACATGATCGTCGAAAAGCCGTTGGCCATGTCGATCGACGATTGCACTGCAATGGTCGAGGCGGCCCAGGCAGCGGGCGTGCAGCTGATGGCCGGCCACACACACAGCTTTGACGCGCCGGTGCGAGCGATGGCCGAACTTGTAGCCAGTGGCGAACTCGGCGAGTTGCTCATGGTCAACACCTGGAATTTCAACGACTTCAACCGGCGACCGTGGCCGACTTCGGAATTGCGCTCGACCAGCGGGCCCGTTCTCAACCAGGGGCCCCACCAGGTCGATATCGTGCGGCAAATAGTCGGCGGTTTGGCCAGAACAGTGCGTGCGTCGACAATATGGGACGACGTCCGGGAATGCGTCGGGGGATACACCTGTCATCTCGGATTCAAATCAGGAGCTTCCGCCACGCTCGTCTATGACGCGCGAGCTTTCTTCGACGTCGCGGAGTTGCACTCGTGGGTGGCAGAAGACGGCGGCCGACGCAGCCCCCAAGCCAACCAGCGAGTAGCCAACAACTTCGCTGCGCTCAGTCAGAACCCTGACCAACTTGAAGTCGCACTGGAAGCTCAGAAGGAACAGGGCCGCTACGGTGCTGCGACGACGACCGAAGAGTCACAGGAGCTGTGGGGTTACTCCGCCCCCGGAGAGATCATCCACCATCCCTACTTCGGCCTGACCGTGGTGTCCTGCGAACGCGGCGCGATCAGGCAGTCGCCCGACGGGCTGGTGGTGTACGGGCAGAACGGATTGCAGGAGCTACCGGTCGCGCGCACCATGCGGGGCAGGGCCGCAGAGTTGGCTGAACTACATCGGGCGATCACTGAGGACCGCCCTGTTCAGCACGACGGTCGCTGGGGGCGCGCGACGCTAGAAATATGTTTCGCCATCCTGCAGTCGGCCTACGAAGATCGCGAAGTCGTTCTCTCCCACCAGGTATCGCTGTGA
- a CDS encoding cupin domain-containing protein — MSTSLQPKRRADDVTALRVMTEEMRPLLVGDGYQMFDVRAPQSSGPPPHQHPWDESYVVLEGELWVSRGGEEATLQVGEAIRVPAGVVHAYRVLSDGARWITTSSCPGGALDFFSDVDETSNGPGDVKALIEAAKRNSVRFADPALG; from the coding sequence TTGTCTACTTCGCTCCAACCGAAGCGGCGTGCCGATGACGTGACCGCCCTGCGTGTGATGACAGAGGAAATGCGCCCGCTTCTCGTCGGCGACGGGTACCAGATGTTCGATGTGCGCGCTCCGCAATCATCTGGCCCACCGCCGCACCAACATCCCTGGGATGAAAGCTATGTCGTGCTGGAGGGCGAACTGTGGGTAAGCCGCGGTGGCGAAGAAGCGACCCTGCAGGTGGGTGAGGCGATTCGAGTGCCGGCTGGCGTCGTGCACGCCTATCGCGTTCTCTCTGACGGCGCCCGGTGGATCACGACTTCGTCTTGCCCGGGCGGCGCGCTGGATTTCTTTTCAGACGTGGACGAAACGTCGAACGGCCCGGGTGACGTGAAGGCCCTCATTGAGGCGGCCAAGCGAAACAGTGTCCGATTCGCCGATCCGGCGTTGGGATAG
- a CDS encoding aromatic-ring-hydroxylating dioxygenase subunit beta, with protein METSQLDVELRLRINEFYARETMLLDDGRLDEWLGLLAPDVRYTMPFPESSTHPVDDDDGLPPFLLFNDDYESLKLRIARLATGLAPGETPRTITQRIVSDILVTDVSDQELSVRSSVMVFLVRHERHESFFIGKRQDVLRRDEDSGLLLAARDITLAHSVLPRAISIFF; from the coding sequence ATGGAGACCAGCCAGTTGGACGTGGAACTGCGGCTGCGAATAAACGAATTCTATGCGCGGGAGACCATGCTTCTCGATGATGGGCGGCTGGACGAGTGGCTGGGCTTATTGGCGCCGGATGTCAGATACACGATGCCATTCCCAGAGTCCAGCACGCATCCGGTCGACGATGATGACGGCCTACCGCCGTTTCTGTTGTTCAACGACGACTACGAATCGCTGAAGCTGAGAATTGCCCGGCTGGCTACTGGGCTCGCCCCCGGGGAAACTCCACGCACGATCACTCAGCGCATAGTCAGCGACATCCTGGTCACCGATGTATCCGATCAAGAGCTGAGCGTCCGATCCAGCGTCATGGTGTTTCTCGTACGCCACGAACGCCACGAGAGCTTCTTCATCGGCAAGCGACAAGACGTTCTACGCCGAGACGAAGACTCGGGCCTGCTGCTGGCCGCCCGGGACATCACCCTGGCTCATAGCGTTCTTCCACGAGCGATTTCGATCTTCTTCTAA
- a CDS encoding class II aldolase/adducin family protein — protein sequence MNSTPSGAGLDTERHAIALACRVLAARDLAPGILGHISLRVDRDRLLIRCRGPRERGLAFTSAEDIRMVTLDGTAGGKGELDDGYQPPNELPLHTEVLRTRRDVNAVVHAHPEAVVAADLAGLAVRPIVGAFDIPGFRLAAAGVPVYRRGVLVRNRQLAQEMVAAMADRPVVVLRAHGLTSAAETVERAVLQAISVDTISRLSLQIASAGGTLADLPDADAAELPNLGNAFNETIAWRHELARLETHGLSCHPSEKRSS from the coding sequence ATGAACTCCACCCCTTCGGGCGCAGGGCTAGACACTGAACGACACGCCATCGCGCTGGCCTGTCGCGTCCTGGCGGCGCGCGACTTGGCGCCAGGCATCCTCGGCCACATCAGCCTGCGCGTCGACCGAGATCGACTGCTGATCCGATGTCGTGGTCCGCGCGAGCGAGGGCTCGCGTTCACCAGCGCAGAGGACATCCGGATGGTCACGTTGGACGGTACAGCGGGCGGCAAAGGAGAACTCGACGACGGTTACCAGCCGCCGAACGAATTGCCACTGCACACCGAAGTGCTCCGCACCCGCCGCGATGTCAATGCTGTGGTTCATGCGCACCCCGAGGCGGTAGTCGCCGCCGATCTCGCCGGTCTGGCTGTCCGACCGATCGTCGGAGCGTTTGACATACCCGGTTTTCGGCTCGCCGCGGCTGGCGTGCCGGTCTATCGGCGAGGCGTATTGGTGCGCAATCGGCAACTAGCCCAGGAAATGGTTGCTGCTATGGCAGACCGGCCGGTGGTCGTTCTCCGGGCCCACGGCCTCACCAGTGCTGCGGAAACCGTCGAGCGGGCCGTACTACAGGCCATCAGCGTCGACACGATCTCGCGTTTGTCGCTCCAGATCGCTTCTGCGGGTGGCACTCTGGCTGATTTACCCGACGCTGATGCAGCAGAGCTGCCTAATCTCGGTAACGCTTTCAACGAGACCATCGCGTGGCGTCACGAGTTGGCGCGCCTCGAAACCCATGGTTTGTCGTGTCACCCATCGGAGAAAAGGTCCTCATAG